TGATGGCGGTCATTGAGAGCATGAACCGCAGGCACTTTTACAAATCCATGACCGCCTACGCGGACAACGCGGCCTGGCAGGACGTGTATCATGTGCCGACATCCGCCGGGATTTTATACGTGAAGTTTATGGCTGGAAGGATTTCGGCCTTTGACCTGCTCTCTTTCAAGGAGAAATAGCATGGAAACAAATCCCCTGTGCCACGAGGACGGAACCGAAATGGTTCGT
Above is a window of Desulfovibrio sp. TomC DNA encoding:
- a CDS encoding type II toxin-antitoxin system MqsR family toxin, with amino-acid sequence MEKRKPTYDLGSFQDAARRGEVAVTRTAAQAAQRLGFDYDGMMAVIESMNRRHFYKSMTAYADNAAWQDVYHVPTSAGILYVKFMAGRISAFDLLSFKEK